In Sulfitobacter albidus, the following proteins share a genomic window:
- a CDS encoding NADP-dependent malic enzyme: protein MSDPRQAALDYHAHPKPGKLEIRATKPLANGRDLARAYSPGVAEACIEIQKDPATAATYTARANLVAVVTNGTAVLGLGNIGALASKPVMEGKAVLFKKFAGIDCFDIELDQPDPEKLADIVCALEPSFGAINLEDIKAPDCFTVERICNERMNIPVFHDDQHGTAIVVGAAATNALHVAGKRFEDIKIVSTGGGAAGIACLNMLLKLGVKRENVWLCDIHGLVYEGREVDMNPIKSEYAQASGKRTLDDVIDGADLFLGLSGPNVLTPEMVAKMAPAPIIFALANPTPEIMPDAARAVAPDAIIATGRSDFPNQVNNVLCFPFIFRGALDVGATTINDEMKIACIEGIAALARATTSAEAAAAYQGEQLTFGADYLIPKPFDPRLIAIVSSAVAQAAMETGVATRPIDDMAAYRARLENSVFKSALLMRPVFQAARQAPRRIVFAEGEDERVLRAAQAMLEETTERPILIGRPEVIEARMARNGMTLKLGDEVDVVNPENDPRYRDYWETYHRLLARRGVSPDIARAIMRTNTTAIGAVMVHRGEADSLICGTFGETRWHLNYIEQVLGRDGYKPDGSLSMMILEDGPLFIADTQVHQHPTPEQLADIAAGAARHVARFGLTPNVALCSQSQFGNQGEGSGSRLRRALRILDERGVDFCYEGEMNIDTALDPDLRARLFPENRMKGAANVLVFGHADAASGVRNILKMKAGGLEVGPILMGMGNRAHVVSPSITARGLLNMAAIAGTPVAEYG from the coding sequence ATGTCCGATCCCCGTCAGGCCGCCCTCGACTATCACGCGCACCCCAAACCCGGAAAGCTTGAGATCCGGGCGACCAAGCCGCTGGCCAACGGGCGCGATCTGGCGCGCGCCTATTCGCCGGGCGTGGCCGAGGCCTGCATCGAGATCCAGAAGGATCCCGCGACCGCCGCCACCTACACCGCGCGCGCCAATCTGGTGGCGGTCGTCACCAATGGCACCGCCGTTCTGGGGCTGGGCAACATCGGCGCGCTGGCCTCCAAACCGGTGATGGAAGGCAAGGCCGTGCTCTTCAAGAAATTCGCGGGCATCGACTGCTTTGACATCGAGCTTGACCAGCCCGACCCCGAAAAGCTCGCCGATATCGTCTGCGCGCTGGAGCCCTCCTTTGGCGCGATCAACCTCGAGGACATCAAGGCGCCCGATTGCTTTACGGTCGAGCGGATCTGCAACGAGCGCATGAACATCCCCGTCTTTCACGACGACCAGCACGGCACCGCCATCGTGGTGGGGGCGGCGGCCACCAACGCGCTGCACGTCGCAGGCAAGCGATTCGAGGATATCAAGATCGTCAGCACCGGCGGCGGGGCGGCGGGCATTGCCTGCCTCAACATGCTGCTGAAACTGGGGGTAAAGCGCGAAAACGTCTGGCTTTGCGATATTCACGGGCTCGTGTACGAAGGGCGCGAGGTCGATATGAACCCGATCAAATCCGAATACGCCCAGGCCTCGGGCAAGCGTACGCTCGACGATGTGATCGACGGCGCCGATCTGTTTCTGGGCCTTTCAGGACCGAATGTGCTGACGCCCGAAATGGTCGCGAAAATGGCCCCCGCGCCGATCATCTTTGCGCTGGCCAACCCCACGCCCGAAATCATGCCCGACGCCGCGCGCGCCGTCGCCCCGGATGCGATCATCGCCACGGGGCGGTCGGATTTTCCCAATCAAGTCAACAACGTGCTGTGCTTTCCCTTCATCTTTCGCGGGGCGCTCGACGTGGGCGCCACCACGATCAACGACGAGATGAAGATCGCCTGCATCGAAGGCATCGCCGCCCTCGCCCGCGCCACCACCTCCGCCGAGGCTGCCGCCGCCTACCAGGGCGAACAGCTGACCTTTGGCGCCGACTACCTGATCCCCAAACCCTTTGATCCGCGCCTGATCGCCATCGTTTCTTCCGCCGTGGCGCAGGCCGCGATGGAAACGGGCGTGGCCACCCGCCCCATCGACGATATGGCCGCCTACCGCGCCCGGCTGGAAAACTCGGTGTTCAAATCCGCCCTGCTGATGCGCCCGGTGTTTCAGGCCGCCCGCCAGGCCCCGCGCCGCATCGTCTTTGCCGAGGGCGAGGACGAGCGCGTGCTGCGCGCCGCGCAAGCCATGCTGGAAGAAACCACCGAACGGCCCATCCTCATCGGCCGCCCCGAGGTGATCGAGGCGCGCATGGCGCGCAATGGCATGACCCTGAAACTGGGCGATGAGGTCGATGTGGTGAATCCGGAAAACGATCCGCGTTACCGCGACTACTGGGAGACCTATCACCGCCTGCTCGCCCGGCGCGGTGTCTCGCCCGATATTGCCCGCGCGATCATGCGCACCAACACCACCGCCATCGGGGCCGTGATGGTACACCGGGGCGAGGCCGACAGCCTGATCTGCGGCACCTTTGGCGAAACCCGCTGGCACCTCAACTACATCGAACAGGTGCTGGGCCGTGACGGGTACAAACCCGACGGCTCCCTGTCGATGATGATCCTTGAGGACGGGCCGCTGTTCATCGCCGATACGCAGGTACACCAGCACCCCACGCCCGAACAGCTCGCCGATATTGCCGCGGGGGCCGCGCGCCACGTGGCGCGCTTTGGCCTCACGCCCAACGTCGCGCTGTGTTCGCAATCGCAATTCGGCAATCAGGGCGAAGGATCGGGCAGCCGCCTGCGCCGCGCCCTGCGCATCCTCGACGAACGCGGCGTCGATTTTTGCTACGAGGGCGAGATGAACATCGACACCGCCCTCGACCCCGATCTGCGCGCGCGGCTTTTCCCGGAAAACCGCATGAAGGGCGCGGCCAACGTGTTGGTATTCGGCCACGCCGATGCCGCCTCGGGCGTGCGCAATATCCTCAAGATGAAGGCTGGCGGGCTGGAGGTCGGGCCGATCCTGATGGGCATGGGCAACCGCGCGCATGTCGTCTCACCGTCGATCACGGCACGCGGATTGCTCAACATGGCCGCCATCGCGGGCACGCCGGTGGCCGAATACGGCTGA
- a CDS encoding (R)-mandelonitrile lyase — MIFHPAGSRPSTTGPAAYFTGAVRLDPLISTPAPARLRGLSVTFEPGARTAWHTHPLGQTLIVTAGVGRVQRAGGEIQTIRPGDVIYFEPGERHWHGAAPDTAMTHIALQEELDGSSVTWLAHVTDAEYQT, encoded by the coding sequence ATGATCTTCCACCCCGCAGGCTCCCGCCCCTCCACCACCGGCCCGGCCGCGTATTTCACCGGCGCGGTGCGCCTCGATCCGCTGATCTCAACGCCCGCCCCCGCGCGCCTGCGCGGGCTGAGCGTGACGTTCGAGCCCGGTGCGCGCACGGCGTGGCACACCCATCCGCTGGGCCAGACGCTGATCGTGACGGCGGGCGTGGGGCGCGTGCAGCGCGCGGGCGGCGAAATCCAGACGATCCGCCCCGGCGATGTCATCTACTTCGAGCCGGGAGAGCGGCACTGGCACGGCGCCGCCCCCGACACCGCCATGACCCATATCGCCCTGCAAGAGGAACTCGACGGCAGTTCCGTCACCTGGCTCGCGCACGTCACCGACGCCGAATATCAGACGTAG
- a CDS encoding LacI family DNA-binding transcriptional regulator: MRDVARLAGVSVATVSRVLSGKAIVSKSAKIKVETAVAALNFVPSAAARAINSGRSHIVGALVPTLSHEIFARFLDELERGLSRAGLSVVVATTGYDKEKELHRATDLLNLGAEALVVSGLERAAGFDALIDRHQVPVVATSRFRQDADLPAIGYDNQGAARLALDYLREAGHRNIAVLSGPTVDNDRTGERVLGLHGLLPPRAFFQTGRSIPEAIALAASVVSALEPTPTALLCLSDVVAQGALIACKNAGMDVPTDISVIGIDDLPSSAYTDPPLTSVHLPVGRMGDATAAAIVAALETGAPIHSEEIASYLQVRASVTRA; the protein is encoded by the coding sequence ATGCGAGACGTCGCCCGGCTTGCCGGGGTGTCCGTCGCGACCGTATCGCGGGTTCTGAGCGGCAAGGCGATCGTATCGAAATCGGCCAAGATCAAGGTAGAGACAGCTGTCGCCGCATTGAACTTTGTCCCCAGCGCCGCGGCGCGGGCCATCAATTCAGGCCGGTCGCACATCGTGGGGGCCCTGGTCCCGACACTCTCGCACGAAATCTTTGCCAGATTTCTGGACGAGCTTGAGCGCGGCCTTTCGCGGGCGGGTCTGTCCGTGGTCGTTGCGACGACCGGCTATGACAAGGAAAAGGAATTACACCGTGCAACCGATCTGCTGAACCTGGGCGCCGAAGCGCTCGTGGTGTCCGGGCTTGAGCGTGCGGCCGGATTTGACGCGCTCATCGATCGGCATCAGGTCCCTGTAGTGGCGACCTCTCGCTTCCGCCAGGACGCAGACCTCCCGGCTATCGGGTATGACAACCAGGGCGCTGCGCGGTTGGCGTTGGATTATCTTCGCGAGGCAGGCCACCGGAACATTGCCGTGCTGAGCGGCCCAACGGTCGACAATGACCGGACGGGCGAGCGTGTCCTTGGGTTGCACGGGCTGCTGCCGCCGCGCGCGTTCTTTCAGACGGGCCGGTCGATTCCGGAGGCAATTGCGCTTGCCGCCAGCGTTGTTTCCGCGCTTGAGCCGACGCCGACGGCTCTTTTGTGTTTGTCTGACGTTGTCGCTCAGGGCGCGTTGATCGCGTGTAAAAACGCGGGAATGGACGTGCCTACCGACATATCCGTCATCGGTATTGATGATCTGCCAAGCTCTGCCTACACAGATCCGCCGTTGACGTCGGTTCACCTGCCGGTTGGGCGCATGGGAGACGCAACCGCCGCCGCCATTGTCGCAGCTCTTGAGACCGGCGCGCCGATACACTCCGAAGAGATCGCCAGTTACCTTCAGGTCAGGGCATCCGTCACACGGGCGTGA
- the glyA gene encoding serine hydroxymethyltransferase, whose protein sequence is MLTKTSDFFTRSLADTDPAIADATAKELHRQRNEIELIASENIVSAAVMEAQGGVMTNKYAEGYPGRRYYGGCQFVDIAEDLAIERACKLFDCGFANVQPNSGSQANQGVFQALLQPGDTILGMSLDAGGHLTHGAKPNQSGKWFNAIQYGVRREDNLLDYDEVARLAKEHQPKMIIAGGSAIPRTIDFARMREIADSVGAWLLADVAHFAGLIAAGEYPNPFPHVHVATTTTHKTLRGPRGGMILTNDEALAKKFNSAIFPGIQGGPLMHVIAAKAVAFGEALQPEFKTYMKQVIANAQALSDQLIAGGLDTVTHGTDTHVLLVDLRPKGVKGNATEKALGRAHITCNKNGVPFDPEKPMVTSGIRLGSPAGTTRGFGEAEFRQIADWIIEVVDGLAANGEDGNAAVEAKVKAEVEEMCARFPIYPNL, encoded by the coding sequence ATGCTGACCAAGACATCCGACTTCTTCACCCGCAGCCTTGCCGACACCGATCCGGCCATCGCCGATGCCACGGCCAAGGAATTGCACCGCCAGCGCAACGAGATCGAGCTGATCGCCTCGGAAAACATCGTCTCCGCCGCCGTCATGGAAGCGCAGGGCGGCGTGATGACCAACAAATACGCCGAAGGCTACCCCGGGCGCCGCTACTACGGCGGCTGCCAGTTCGTCGACATCGCCGAAGATCTCGCGATCGAGCGGGCCTGCAAACTCTTCGACTGCGGCTTTGCCAACGTGCAGCCCAACTCCGGCTCTCAGGCGAACCAGGGCGTGTTCCAGGCACTGTTGCAGCCCGGCGACACCATTCTGGGCATGAGCCTTGACGCAGGCGGGCACCTCACCCACGGGGCCAAGCCGAACCAGTCGGGCAAATGGTTCAACGCCATCCAATACGGCGTGCGGCGCGAGGATAACCTGCTCGACTACGACGAGGTTGCGCGTCTGGCCAAGGAACATCAGCCCAAGATGATCATCGCCGGCGGCTCCGCCATCCCGCGCACCATCGATTTTGCCCGGATGCGCGAGATTGCCGACAGTGTCGGCGCCTGGCTGCTGGCGGACGTCGCGCATTTTGCGGGCCTGATCGCCGCGGGCGAGTACCCCAACCCCTTCCCGCACGTGCATGTGGCCACCACCACGACCCACAAGACCCTGCGCGGCCCGCGCGGCGGCATGATCCTGACGAATGACGAGGCGCTGGCCAAGAAGTTCAACTCCGCCATTTTCCCCGGCATCCAGGGCGGCCCGCTGATGCACGTCATCGCGGCCAAGGCCGTGGCCTTTGGCGAGGCGCTCCAGCCCGAGTTCAAGACCTACATGAAGCAGGTCATCGCCAACGCGCAGGCGCTTTCCGATCAGCTGATCGCGGGCGGGCTCGACACCGTGACCCACGGCACCGACACCCACGTGCTGCTGGTCGATCTGCGCCCCAAGGGCGTCAAGGGCAACGCCACCGAAAAGGCACTGGGCCGCGCGCATATCACCTGCAACAAGAACGGTGTGCCCTTTGACCCCGAAAAGCCGATGGTCACCTCCGGCATCCGTCTGGGCTCTCCCGCGGGCACCACGCGCGGCTTTGGAGAGGCCGAATTCCGCCAGATCGCCGATTGGATCATCGAGGTCGTCGATGGCCTCGCCGCCAACGGCGAAGACGGCAACGCCGCCGTCGAGGCAAAGGTGAAAGCCGAAGTCGAAGAGATGTGCGCGCGCTTTCCGATCTACCCGAATCTCTGA
- a CDS encoding propionyl-CoA synthetase, translated as MGYAELYKAAQEDPEAFWLDQARAIDWITPPDRALFDRGENLYEWYADAQVNGCYNAVDRHVEGGRADQAAIIYDSPITGQKQTITFAELQTRTARLAGALVAQGVEKGDRVIIYMPMVPEAIEAMLACARIGAVHSVVFGGFAANELAVRIDDCTPKAVIAASCGLEPNRTVAYKPLLDGAIEMATHKPDACIILQRPEHPCELGPRDVEWHAAIAQGTPADCVPVAGNHPAYILYTSGTTGAPKGVVRHTAGHLVALNWTMKNIYQVDPGEVFWAASDVGWVVGHSYIAYGPLIAGNTTVVFEGKPVGTPDAGTFWRVISEHNVRSFFTAPTAIRAVKREDPKGLEIAKYDLSGLRALYLAGERADPDTIIWAQETLGVPVYDHWWQTETGYTIAGNPAGLEALPVKIGSPTVPMPGYDVQILDEGGNRMAPGELGAIAIKLPLPPGTLPTLWNAEDRFRKSYLTTFPGYYETGDAGMIDEDGYLYIMARTDDVINVAGHRLSTGAMEEVLAGHPDVAECAVIGVSDALKGQAPVGFVCLTNGVNRPHDEITAECVKRVRDQIGPVAAFKLAVVVDRLPKTRSGKILRATMVKIADSQEFKLPATIDDPAILDEIRTALKSIGLAQS; from the coding sequence ATGGGATACGCAGAATTATACAAGGCCGCGCAGGAAGATCCGGAAGCCTTCTGGCTCGATCAGGCACGGGCCATTGACTGGATCACCCCGCCCGACCGCGCCCTGTTTGACCGCGGCGAGAACCTTTATGAGTGGTACGCCGATGCGCAGGTCAACGGCTGCTACAACGCCGTCGACCGCCACGTCGAAGGGGGCCGCGCCGATCAGGCCGCGATCATCTACGACAGCCCGATCACCGGCCAAAAGCAGACGATCACCTTCGCCGAGCTGCAGACCCGCACCGCCCGGCTGGCGGGCGCGCTGGTGGCGCAGGGCGTCGAAAAAGGCGACCGCGTCATCATTTACATGCCCATGGTGCCCGAAGCGATCGAGGCGATGCTGGCCTGCGCGCGCATCGGCGCGGTGCATTCGGTCGTCTTCGGCGGGTTCGCCGCCAACGAGCTGGCCGTGCGCATCGACGATTGCACCCCCAAGGCGGTAATCGCCGCCTCCTGCGGGCTGGAGCCGAACCGCACGGTGGCCTACAAGCCCCTGCTCGACGGCGCGATCGAGATGGCGACGCACAAGCCGGACGCCTGCATCATCCTGCAACGCCCCGAGCATCCGTGTGAGCTGGGCCCGCGCGATGTCGAATGGCACGCGGCGATTGCCCAAGGCACCCCCGCCGACTGCGTGCCCGTGGCGGGTAATCACCCGGCCTATATCCTCTACACCTCCGGCACCACCGGGGCGCCCAAGGGCGTCGTGCGCCATACGGCCGGCCATCTGGTCGCGCTGAACTGGACGATGAAGAACATCTATCAGGTCGATCCCGGTGAGGTCTTCTGGGCCGCCTCAGACGTCGGCTGGGTCGTCGGCCACAGCTATATCGCCTACGGGCCGCTGATCGCGGGCAACACCACCGTGGTGTTCGAGGGCAAACCCGTCGGCACCCCCGACGCGGGCACCTTCTGGCGCGTGATCTCAGAGCATAACGTGCGCAGCTTTTTCACCGCCCCCACCGCCATCCGCGCCGTCAAACGCGAGGATCCCAAAGGGCTGGAGATCGCCAAATACGACCTGTCGGGCCTGCGCGCACTCTATCTGGCGGGCGAACGCGCCGATCCCGACACGATAATCTGGGCGCAGGAAACGCTGGGCGTGCCGGTCTACGATCACTGGTGGCAGACCGAAACCGGCTACACTATCGCGGGCAATCCCGCAGGCCTTGAGGCACTGCCGGTCAAGATCGGCTCGCCCACCGTGCCGATGCCCGGCTACGACGTGCAGATCCTCGATGAAGGCGGCAACCGTATGGCACCCGGAGAGCTGGGCGCCATCGCCATCAAACTGCCCCTGCCCCCCGGCACCCTGCCCACGCTTTGGAACGCCGAAGACCGGTTCCGCAAAAGCTACCTGACGACCTTCCCGGGCTATTACGAGACCGGCGATGCCGGCATGATCGACGAGGACGGCTACCTCTACATCATGGCGCGCACAGACGACGTCATCAACGTGGCGGGCCACCGCCTGTCTACGGGGGCGATGGAGGAAGTGCTGGCCGGTCACCCGGACGTGGCCGAATGCGCCGTGATCGGGGTGAGCGATGCGCTCAAGGGTCAGGCGCCCGTGGGCTTTGTGTGCCTCACCAACGGCGTGAACCGCCCGCATGACGAGATTACGGCGGAATGCGTAAAGCGCGTGCGCGACCAGATCGGCCCGGTGGCGGCGTTCAAACTCGCCGTGGTGGTGGACCGCCTGCCAAAGACGCGTTCGGGCAAGATCCTGCGCGCCACGATGGTCAAGATCGCCGATAGCCAGGAGTTCAAACTCCCCGCAACAATCGACGATCCCGCCATCCTCGACGAGATCCGCACGGCGCTGAAATCCATCGGCCTCGCCCAGAGCTGA
- a CDS encoding alpha/beta fold hydrolase: protein MLHYTDHGSATDQPPLVIAHGLFGSARNWNVIAKRLSDRTRVITPDMRNHGQSPRANTQSYENMAGDLAELIAHIGGPVDLCGHSMGGKAAMTLALTQPQHIRRLIVADIAPVAYAHTQSQQIDAMRAVDLSRVSRRSDAAAQLGAQGVPGELQSFFTQSLDVAEKRWRLNLDTLEAEMPAIIGFPDLTGPFDGPTLFLSGADSDYVRPEARPRIKELFPNARFAKLPGAGHWLHAEKPREFEAALRVFLDA from the coding sequence ATGCTGCACTACACCGACCACGGCTCCGCCACCGATCAGCCGCCCCTCGTCATCGCGCACGGGCTCTTCGGCTCCGCGCGCAACTGGAACGTCATCGCCAAACGCCTGTCGGACCGCACCCGCGTGATTACACCGGACATGCGCAACCACGGCCAAAGCCCCCGCGCGAACACCCAAAGCTACGAAAACATGGCCGGCGATCTGGCCGAATTGATCGCGCACATCGGCGGGCCGGTCGATCTGTGCGGCCACTCGATGGGCGGCAAGGCGGCCATGACGCTGGCCCTCACCCAACCACAGCACATCCGCCGCCTGATCGTGGCCGATATCGCGCCCGTCGCCTACGCCCACACGCAGAGCCAACAGATCGACGCCATGCGCGCGGTGGATCTGTCCCGCGTTTCCCGCCGCTCCGACGCCGCCGCCCAACTGGGCGCGCAGGGCGTGCCGGGCGAGCTGCAAAGCTTCTTCACCCAATCGCTCGACGTGGCCGAAAAGCGCTGGCGCCTCAACCTCGACACGCTCGAGGCCGAGATGCCCGCGATCATCGGCTTTCCCGATCTGACGGGCCCGTTCGACGGCCCCACCCTGTTTCTCAGCGGTGCCGACAGCGATTACGTACGCCCCGAGGCCCGCCCGCGGATCAAAGAGCTCTTTCCAAACGCGCGCTTTGCCAAACTGCCCGGCGCGGGCCACTGGCTGCACGCGGAAAAACCCCGCGAATTCGAAGCCGCCCTGCGCGTTTTCCTCGACGCCTGA
- a CDS encoding CsbD family protein, with protein sequence MNWQQIEGNWKQFKGNVQQHWGELTNDDLDKAEGSREALVGRIQERYGKAKEEAEREIDEFLARH encoded by the coding sequence ATGAACTGGCAACAGATCGAAGGTAACTGGAAGCAATTCAAAGGCAACGTGCAGCAGCACTGGGGTGAGTTGACAAACGACGACCTCGACAAGGCCGAGGGCAGCCGTGAAGCGCTGGTGGGTCGTATCCAGGAGCGGTACGGCAAAGCCAAGGAAGAGGCCGAGCGTGAGATCGACGAGTTTCTTGCCAGGCACTGA
- a CDS encoding SCO family protein, with translation MILLRAGLLALALAAPAAAEGLFPLVKGGPYSLTDQHGQTRTQADPDGHAQLLFFGYANCPGICSAAMPLMADVVDAVGAAGHSLRPVMITVDPARDTVETMAPAMTTFHRDFIGLTGPQTALDSAYAAFNVDHQWVYDDPEYGPVYSHGSLIYLMDAQGTVLTVLPPVLDAARATQITLKYLGAQG, from the coding sequence ATGATCCTGCTGCGCGCCGGGCTTCTGGCGCTGGCGCTGGCCGCGCCTGCGGCAGCCGAAGGGCTGTTTCCACTGGTCAAGGGCGGCCCCTACAGCCTCACCGACCAGCACGGTCAGACGCGAACGCAGGCCGACCCGGACGGCCACGCGCAGCTTTTGTTCTTCGGCTACGCCAATTGCCCCGGCATCTGCTCGGCGGCGATGCCGCTGATGGCCGACGTCGTGGATGCAGTCGGCGCGGCGGGCCACAGCCTGCGACCGGTGATGATCACCGTCGATCCCGCCCGCGATACAGTTGAGACCATGGCGCCTGCCATGACCACCTTTCACCGGGATTTCATCGGCCTGACCGGCCCGCAAACGGCGCTCGACAGCGCCTATGCGGCCTTCAACGTCGATCATCAATGGGTCTATGACGATCCAGAATACGGACCCGTCTACAGCCACGGCTCGCTGATTTATCTGATGGATGCGCAAGGGACGGTGCTTACCGTGCTTCCCCCGGTGCTCGATGCCGCGCGGGCCACGCAGATCACCCTGAAATATCTTGGCGCGCAGGGCTGA
- a CDS encoding NAD kinase: MPQKLAFLASRAAVAQTARAALIGRYGNVPPEEAEVIVALGGDGFMLQTLHETQALAAPVYGMNRGTIGFLMNAYAESDLRDRLAAAEEAVINPLSMRATHTDGSVSDALALNEVALLRAGPQAAKLQIRVDGRLRMQELVCDGALVATPAGSTAYNYSAHGPILPIGSDVLALTAMAAFRPRRWRGALLPKTAVVRFDVLEPEKRPVMADADGDSHRDVASVEIRSEPSIAHKILFDPGHGLEERLISEQFT; the protein is encoded by the coding sequence ATGCCCCAAAAGCTCGCCTTTCTTGCCAGCCGTGCGGCGGTGGCGCAGACCGCGCGTGCCGCGCTGATCGGGCGTTACGGCAATGTGCCGCCGGAGGAGGCGGAGGTGATCGTGGCGCTGGGCGGCGACGGATTCATGCTGCAGACCCTGCACGAGACACAGGCGCTGGCCGCGCCGGTCTACGGGATGAACCGCGGGACCATCGGGTTTTTGATGAACGCCTACGCGGAGAGTGATCTGCGCGACAGGCTGGCCGCGGCGGAGGAGGCGGTGATCAACCCGCTATCGATGCGGGCCACGCATACGGATGGGTCCGTGTCGGACGCGCTGGCGCTCAACGAGGTGGCGCTGCTGCGCGCGGGGCCGCAGGCGGCAAAGTTGCAGATCCGCGTCGACGGGCGGCTGCGCATGCAGGAGCTGGTCTGCGACGGGGCGCTGGTGGCCACGCCTGCGGGGTCGACGGCGTATAATTATTCGGCGCACGGGCCGATCCTGCCCATCGGCTCGGACGTGCTGGCGTTGACGGCGATGGCGGCGTTTCGCCCGCGCCGCTGGCGCGGGGCGCTGCTGCCCAAGACGGCCGTGGTGCGGTTCGACGTGCTGGAGCCGGAAAAGCGCCCGGTGATGGCGGATGCGGATGGCGATAGCCACCGCGATGTGGCCAGCGTCGAGATCCGATCGGAGCCGAGCATTGCGCACAAGATCCTGTTCGACCCGGGCCACGGGCTCGAAGAGCGTCTGATTTCGGAACAGTTCACCTGA
- a CDS encoding superoxide dismutase family protein has translation MHARADCAADTGFKSSMGHHGEGEGDHGLLNPRGPGKGDLGNIYVAENGVGELQFFKAGAFLDSGDLPLLDSDGTAIVIHAEEDDQISQPIGGAGARIVCGVVTTG, from the coding sequence CTGCACGCCCGCGCCGATTGCGCCGCCGATACCGGCTTCAAATCCTCCATGGGCCACCACGGCGAGGGCGAGGGCGATCACGGGCTGCTCAATCCCCGCGGCCCGGGCAAGGGCGATCTTGGCAACATCTACGTCGCTGAAAACGGCGTCGGCGAGCTGCAGTTCTTCAAGGCGGGCGCGTTTCTGGACAGCGGTGACCTGCCCCTGCTGGACAGCGACGGCACGGCCATCGTGATCCACGCCGAAGAGGACGATCAGATCAGCCAGCCCATCGGTGGCGCCGGCGCGCGCATCGTCTGCGGTGTCGTCACCACCGGCTAG